The following are encoded in a window of Megalops cyprinoides isolate fMegCyp1 chromosome 16, fMegCyp1.pri, whole genome shotgun sequence genomic DNA:
- the LOC118791658 gene encoding glycoprotein hormone beta-5-like isoform X1, whose translation MPLLEVFFPRMFQLSRTPMLTFLLLIGAVNLYVAVTNLQTFRGCAVREFSFVAQKPGCRSLRIHTEACWGRCQTWEKPVLEPPYVQWHHRVCTYSRTRHLTARLPGCRPHVSPLYPYPLALQCDCAICSNLDTECETF comes from the exons ATGCCACTACTGGAAGTGTTTTTTCCCAGAATGTTTCAGCTTTCCAGGACCCCcatgcttacatttttactcCTGATTGGTGCGGTGAACCTGTATGTTGCGGTGACGAACCTGCAGACGTTCCGCGGCTGTGCGGTGCGGGAGTTCTCCTTTGTGGCACAAAAGCCGGGTTGCCGCAGcctgcgcatacacacagaggccTGCTGGGGCCGCTGCCAGACATGGGAG AAGCCAGTCCTGGAGCCGCCCTATGTGCAGTGGCACCACCGTGTCTGCACCTACAGCCGCACACGCCACCTAACCGCACGCCTGCCGGGCTGTCGTCCCCATGTGTCCCCGTTGTACCCATACCCTCTGGCACTGCAGTGTGACTGCGCTATCTGCTCCAACCTGGACACCGAGTGTGAGACCTTCTGA
- the LOC118791658 gene encoding glycoprotein hormone beta-5-like isoform X2 — MFQLSRTPMLTFLLLIGAVNLYVAVTNLQTFRGCAVREFSFVAQKPGCRSLRIHTEACWGRCQTWEKPVLEPPYVQWHHRVCTYSRTRHLTARLPGCRPHVSPLYPYPLALQCDCAICSNLDTECETF, encoded by the exons ATGTTTCAGCTTTCCAGGACCCCcatgcttacatttttactcCTGATTGGTGCGGTGAACCTGTATGTTGCGGTGACGAACCTGCAGACGTTCCGCGGCTGTGCGGTGCGGGAGTTCTCCTTTGTGGCACAAAAGCCGGGTTGCCGCAGcctgcgcatacacacagaggccTGCTGGGGCCGCTGCCAGACATGGGAG AAGCCAGTCCTGGAGCCGCCCTATGTGCAGTGGCACCACCGTGTCTGCACCTACAGCCGCACACGCCACCTAACCGCACGCCTGCCGGGCTGTCGTCCCCATGTGTCCCCGTTGTACCCATACCCTCTGGCACTGCAGTGTGACTGCGCTATCTGCTCCAACCTGGACACCGAGTGTGAGACCTTCTGA
- the gpha2 gene encoding glycoprotein hormone alpha-2: MAPRQTLILGFFLLVLLAPFTWSYEGLGPGCHLYPFNVTIRSDRRGTCRGTHTVYACVGYCESSAFPSRYSVLVASNFTHNITSASRCCTISKDTKVKVHLDCPHSHHHNDIEILTARACRCDMCRKSRY, from the exons ATGGCTCCCAGGCAAACTCTAATCCTTGGCTTCTTCCTCCTGGTGTTGCTGGCTCCCTTCACCTGGAGCTACGAAGGGCTGGGCCCAGGTTGCCACCTCTACC CATTCAACGTGACAATCCGCAGCGACCGCAGAGGGACATGTCGGGGGACCCACACAGTGTATGCTTGTGTGGGCTACTGTGAGTCCAGTGCCTTCCCCTCCCGATACTCTGTGCTGGTGGCCTCCAACTTCACCCATAACATCACCTCTGCATCCCGCTGCTGCACCATCAGCAAAGACACCAAG GTGAAGGTGCATCTTGACTGTCCACACAGCCATCACCACAATGACATTGAGATCTTGACTGCACGTGCCTGCCGCTGCGACATGTGTCGTAAATCACGCTACTGA